A genome region from Chlorogloeopsis sp. ULAP01 includes the following:
- a CDS encoding glycosyl hydrolase family 57, with product MTATASSPNLPVLTESRSGLPNICGWEAEIQSVVQQNNPVFLTTTNLRLENITAGFACALHMHQPTIPAGANGQLISNLQYMFEHPYDGDNHNAGTFAWCYSRMGEFIPELISQGCNPRIMLDYSGNLLWGLRQMGRDDILNNLKRITCDSQYQPYVEWLGTMWSHAVVPSTPIPDIKLHIQAWQHYFAAIFGYDALKRVKGFSPPEMHLPNHPDTLFEYIKALKECGYRWLMVQEHSVERLDGSPLRHEDKYLPNRLLARNSHGETISITALIKTQGSDTKLVAQMQPYFEAKGRGKQQIGNVAVPSLVTQIADGENGGVMMNEYPRDLFRVYHEIRDRGDNYAGVVALNGTEYLELIEASGVNSEDYPTCQAISQHKIWQRVDPDNATPEAVEKAIADLKASDYQFHMDGASWTNHLSWVQGYENVLDPMKKLSVLFHEKYDSLVQQDPSVTQSPDYQEALLYNLLLQTSCFRYWGQGTWTDYARELYQRGETALNH from the coding sequence ATGACTGCAACAGCATCATCACCCAACTTACCTGTATTAACGGAATCAAGATCGGGATTACCTAATATTTGTGGTTGGGAAGCAGAAATTCAGTCAGTGGTTCAACAGAATAATCCAGTATTTTTGACTACTACTAATCTGCGTTTGGAAAACATCACGGCGGGATTTGCTTGCGCTCTACATATGCATCAACCCACTATTCCCGCAGGTGCAAACGGTCAACTCATCAGTAATCTCCAGTATATGTTTGAACATCCCTATGATGGGGATAATCACAATGCCGGAACCTTTGCTTGGTGTTACAGCCGCATGGGAGAATTTATTCCCGAATTGATTTCCCAAGGTTGCAATCCTCGAATTATGCTCGACTATTCGGGCAATTTACTGTGGGGATTACGTCAAATGGGAAGGGATGATATTCTCAACAATCTCAAGCGCATCACCTGCGATTCCCAATATCAGCCTTACGTTGAATGGTTGGGAACAATGTGGAGCCATGCAGTTGTTCCTTCTACTCCCATTCCCGACATAAAACTGCATATTCAAGCGTGGCAACATTATTTTGCAGCGATTTTTGGTTACGATGCCCTCAAGCGCGTCAAGGGCTTTTCTCCACCAGAAATGCACCTACCCAATCACCCCGATACCTTATTTGAATATATTAAAGCTTTGAAAGAATGTGGCTATCGTTGGTTAATGGTGCAAGAACATTCTGTTGAACGTCTCGACGGTTCTCCTTTACGCCACGAAGATAAATATCTTCCTAACCGTTTGCTTGCCCGCAATTCTCACGGCGAAACTATTAGCATCACAGCATTAATTAAAACTCAAGGATCGGATACAAAATTAGTGGCGCAGATGCAACCCTATTTTGAGGCAAAGGGTAGGGGAAAGCAGCAAATAGGTAATGTGGCTGTTCCTTCATTAGTTACCCAAATTGCCGATGGGGAAAATGGCGGCGTGATGATGAATGAATATCCCCGCGATTTATTTCGGGTGTATCACGAAATCCGCGATCGCGGTGACAATTATGCAGGTGTGGTGGCGCTGAACGGTACAGAATATTTGGAACTAATTGAAGCATCTGGTGTTAATTCTGAAGATTATCCGACGTGTCAAGCCATTTCTCAACACAAAATTTGGCAACGAGTCGATCCGGATAATGCTACACCAGAAGCTGTAGAAAAAGCGATCGCTGATTTAAAAGCAAGCGACTATCAATTTCATATGGATGGTGCTTCTTGGACAAATCATTTAAGTTGGGTACAAGGCTATGAAAATGTCTTAGATCCGATGAAAAAACTTAGCGTTCTGTTTCACGAAAAATACGACTCATTGGTGCAACAAGATCCTTCAGTAACGCAAAGCCCTGACTACCAAGAAGCTTTGCTATATAACTTATTGTTGCAAACTAGTTGTTTTCGCTACTGGGGACAAGGAACTTGGACTGATTATGCACGAGAATTGTATCAGCGTGGTGAAACGGCGTTAAATCATTAA
- the rimM gene encoding ribosome maturation factor RimM (Essential for efficient processing of 16S rRNA), with protein sequence MNQQIGRQQKQGKQKAKKENKQPISPSPHLPISPSSKLDGWLEIGTIVAAQGLRGEVRVYPDSDFPERFEVPGKRWLLHPEQNEPQPIELLSGRYIEGKNLYVVTLAGVENRNRAEELRGCKLFVLASDRPQLAEDEYHVLDLIGLPVYMQETGELVGKVVDVLSAGNDLLEVELHQQNEGEKKNSHPKSKIQKTVLIPFVKAIAPVVDLETGRIEITPPDGLLEINN encoded by the coding sequence ATGAATCAACAGATAGGGAGGCAACAGAAGCAGGGAAAGCAAAAAGCTAAGAAGGAAAATAAACAACCCATCTCCCCATCTCCCCATCTCCCCATCTCCCCATCTTCCAAATTAGATGGTTGGTTAGAAATTGGCACTATTGTTGCAGCTCAAGGCTTGCGTGGGGAAGTGCGAGTTTATCCAGACTCTGATTTTCCAGAAAGATTTGAAGTGCCAGGTAAACGTTGGTTATTGCATCCTGAGCAGAATGAACCGCAACCGATAGAATTGCTGTCAGGACGTTACATCGAAGGTAAAAACTTGTACGTCGTTACCTTAGCTGGTGTAGAAAATCGAAATCGAGCAGAAGAATTGCGCGGTTGTAAGTTATTCGTGCTAGCAAGCGATCGCCCGCAATTGGCAGAAGATGAATATCACGTTCTCGATTTAATTGGTTTGCCAGTGTATATGCAGGAAACAGGAGAACTGGTTGGTAAGGTGGTAGATGTTCTGTCTGCTGGCAATGATTTGTTAGAAGTTGAGTTGCATCAGCAAAATGAGGGGGAGAAAAAAAACTCCCATCCAAAATCTAAAATTCAAAAGACTGTTTTGATTCCTTTTGTGAAAGCGATCGCGCCAGTGGTTGATTTAGAAACTGGTCGTATTGAAATTACTCCTCCTGATGGATTATTAGAGATTAATAATTAA
- a CDS encoding transaldolase encodes MSKNLLEQLREMTVVVADTGDIKAIEKFKPQDATTNPSLITAAAQMPEYQEIVDQTLLQAKKDAGSGASQAQIVSVAFDRLAVSFGLKILQIIPGRVSTEVDARLSYDVEGTVAKARELIAQYKAAGVSRDRILIKIASTWEGIRAAEILEKEGIHCNLTLLFGLHQAIACAEAKVTLISPFVGRILDWYKKETGRDYAPAEDPGVVSVTTIYNYYKKFGYKTEVMGASFRNIGEITELAGCDLLTISPALLGELQATVGELPRKLDPKKAAGMDIEKISMDKANFDKMHASDRMASEKLDEGIKGFTKALETLEQLLAERLTKLEAKVTV; translated from the coding sequence ATGTCGAAGAATTTACTTGAACAATTGCGAGAAATGACCGTAGTAGTCGCAGATACGGGAGATATCAAGGCAATTGAAAAGTTCAAGCCACAAGATGCGACTACCAATCCCTCCTTGATTACCGCTGCGGCACAGATGCCGGAATATCAGGAAATCGTCGATCAGACTTTACTCCAAGCAAAGAAAGATGCTGGTTCAGGAGCAAGTCAAGCGCAGATAGTTTCTGTTGCGTTTGATCGTTTGGCAGTGTCCTTTGGATTAAAGATTTTGCAGATTATCCCTGGTAGGGTGTCTACAGAAGTAGATGCACGCTTATCCTACGATGTGGAAGGAACAGTGGCTAAAGCACGGGAGTTAATTGCCCAGTACAAAGCTGCTGGAGTTTCTCGCGATCGCATTCTGATTAAAATCGCTTCGACTTGGGAAGGTATTCGCGCTGCTGAAATACTAGAAAAAGAAGGAATTCACTGCAACCTTACCTTGCTGTTTGGCTTGCATCAAGCGATCGCCTGTGCCGAAGCGAAAGTTACCCTAATTTCTCCCTTCGTCGGACGTATTCTCGACTGGTACAAAAAAGAAACCGGAAGAGATTACGCTCCAGCAGAAGATCCGGGAGTTGTTTCTGTCACAACTATCTACAACTACTACAAAAAATTCGGCTATAAAACCGAAGTTATGGGAGCTAGCTTCCGCAATATCGGCGAAATCACCGAACTCGCAGGCTGCGACTTGTTAACTATTTCTCCAGCACTTTTGGGTGAATTGCAGGCAACTGTTGGCGAACTGCCTCGCAAACTCGATCCCAAGAAAGCAGCAGGAATGGACATTGAAAAAATTTCGATGGACAAAGCTAACTTTGACAAGATGCACGCGAGCGATCGCATGGCATCAGAAAAACTAGACGAAGGTATCAAAGGTTTCACTAAGGCACTGGAAACTTTAGAACAACTATTAGCAGAAAGACTGACTAAATTAGAGGCTAAAGTTACTGTTTAA
- a CDS encoding S-(hydroxymethyl)glutathione dehydrogenase/class III alcohol dehydrogenase, protein MEVKAAVAYEPGKPLTIESVQLEGPKAGEVMVEIKASGVCHTDAYTLSGKDPEGLFPAILGHEGAGVVVEVGQGVTSVKPGDHVIPLYTPECRQCEYCLSFKTNLCQAIRATQGRGVMPDGTSRFSIDGKKILHYMGTSTFANYTVLPEIAVAKIRPDAPFDKVCYIGCGVTTGIGAVINTAKVEPGANVVVFGLGGIGLNVIQGARMVGANMIVGVDINPKKRALAEKFGMTHFVNPKEVEGDLVAYLVELTKGGADYSFECIGNVKIMRQALECCHKGWGVSVIIGVAGAGEEISTRPFQLVTGRVWKGSAFGGARGRTDVPKIVDWYMEGKINIDDMITHVMPIEQINDAFDLMHKGESIRSVVTFN, encoded by the coding sequence GTGGAAGTTAAAGCAGCAGTCGCTTACGAACCAGGTAAACCGTTGACTATTGAAAGCGTACAATTAGAAGGGCCAAAAGCTGGGGAGGTGATGGTTGAAATTAAAGCCAGCGGAGTTTGCCATACAGACGCTTACACTCTTTCTGGCAAAGATCCAGAAGGTTTATTTCCAGCAATTTTAGGACACGAAGGTGCTGGTGTTGTAGTTGAGGTGGGGCAAGGTGTCACCAGTGTCAAACCTGGGGATCATGTGATTCCCCTGTATACTCCCGAATGTCGTCAGTGTGAATATTGTCTGAGCTTTAAAACTAATCTTTGCCAAGCTATCCGTGCTACTCAAGGGCGCGGTGTCATGCCCGATGGCACGAGTCGCTTTTCTATTGATGGCAAAAAGATTCTTCATTATATGGGAACTTCTACTTTTGCAAACTATACCGTACTGCCGGAAATTGCCGTCGCCAAAATTCGCCCAGATGCACCTTTTGATAAAGTCTGTTACATTGGCTGCGGCGTGACGACGGGTATTGGTGCAGTCATAAACACAGCAAAAGTAGAACCGGGAGCAAATGTAGTAGTTTTCGGGTTGGGTGGCATTGGTTTAAATGTCATCCAAGGAGCGCGGATGGTAGGAGCAAATATGATTGTTGGGGTAGATATCAATCCTAAAAAACGCGCTTTAGCAGAAAAATTTGGCATGACGCACTTTGTTAACCCCAAAGAAGTTGAAGGCGATTTAGTTGCTTATTTAGTGGAGTTAACCAAAGGCGGTGCTGACTATAGCTTTGAATGCATTGGTAATGTCAAAATTATGCGCCAAGCCTTGGAATGCTGTCATAAAGGCTGGGGAGTGAGTGTGATTATTGGTGTTGCTGGAGCAGGCGAGGAAATTAGCACCCGTCCTTTTCAGCTTGTCACTGGGCGCGTTTGGAAAGGTTCGGCGTTTGGTGGTGCGAGGGGACGAACAGATGTACCGAAAATTGTTGATTGGTACATGGAAGGCAAGATTAACATTGACGATATGATTACCCATGTGATGCCGATTGAGCAGATTAATGATGCTTTTGATTTAATGCACAAGGGTGAATCGATTCGCAGTGTGGTGACGTTTAATTAA
- a CDS encoding Uma2 family endonuclease: MTITQELGSQGGICQDVIFPPGDLYSDEPPLESELHLRQIILLLSCLEWLWRDRNDFYAAGNLTIYYSPRQLKSEHFRGPDFFVVLGTERKTRKSWVVWEEDGKYPNLILEILSDSTANTDKGLKKEIYQDTFRTPDYFWFDPYTLEFAGFHLVDGEYQPLQASEKGYLWSHQLRLYLGVYQGLLRFFTPDGQLVATPEETAQQAEQKAQRLAAKLRELNIDPDTI, translated from the coding sequence ATGACTATTACTCAAGAATTAGGTTCTCAAGGAGGCATCTGCCAAGATGTTATTTTTCCACCTGGTGATTTATATAGTGATGAGCCTCCCTTGGAAAGCGAACTGCATCTACGACAAATAATTTTACTTTTATCATGTCTAGAATGGCTGTGGCGAGACAGAAATGATTTCTATGCTGCTGGAAACCTGACTATTTACTATAGTCCACGCCAACTGAAATCAGAACATTTCCGAGGGCCAGACTTTTTTGTAGTGCTGGGAACCGAACGTAAAACCCGTAAAAGTTGGGTGGTTTGGGAAGAAGATGGGAAATACCCCAATCTAATTCTAGAAATTCTTTCCGATTCAACAGCAAATACAGACAAAGGTTTAAAAAAAGAAATTTATCAAGATACTTTCCGCACGCCAGATTATTTTTGGTTCGACCCATACACATTAGAATTTGCAGGATTTCATTTAGTAGATGGAGAATATCAACCTCTGCAAGCTTCGGAAAAAGGATATTTGTGGAGTCATCAGCTAAGGTTATATTTGGGAGTTTATCAGGGATTATTGCGTTTTTTTACACCAGATGGTCAACTAGTAGCAACACCTGAAGAAACAGCACAACAAGCAGAACAAAAAGCACAACGTTTGGCAGCGAAATTGCGGGAGTTAAATATTGACCCGGATACAATTTAG
- a CDS encoding alpha/beta hydrolase produces the protein MSTIAIQDGTQIYYKDWGAGQPVVFSHGWPLNADAWDEQLVFLAGKGYRAIAHDRRGHGRSSQPWNGNDIDTYADDLAALIETINLKDVVLVGHSTGGGEVTRYIGRHGTNRVAKAVLVGAVPPLMLKTEANPGGLPLEVFDNIRAGVANDRSQFYKDLSESFYGANRPNAKVSQGLREQFWLWSMQVGLKGALDCIKAFSETDFTEDLKKFDVPTLIIHGDDDQIVPFANSALLSSQIVKGSTLKVYPGADHGLSSTYREQFNSDLLAFLKT, from the coding sequence ATGAGTACGATCGCGATTCAAGACGGCACGCAGATTTATTACAAGGATTGGGGTGCAGGACAACCCGTCGTTTTTAGTCACGGTTGGCCGCTTAATGCTGATGCCTGGGACGAGCAACTGGTTTTCCTGGCAGGCAAAGGCTATCGCGCGATCGCCCACGATCGTCGCGGACATGGGCGGTCAAGCCAACCCTGGAACGGCAATGACATAGATACCTATGCAGACGACCTTGCGGCACTGATTGAGACGATAAACTTAAAAGACGTGGTATTAGTCGGTCACTCAACTGGCGGCGGTGAAGTCACTCGTTATATTGGTCGCCACGGTACAAATCGCGTCGCCAAAGCTGTGTTAGTGGGCGCAGTACCACCACTGATGCTAAAGACCGAAGCTAATCCCGGCGGGCTGCCACTCGAAGTCTTTGATAACATCCGCGCAGGTGTCGCTAACGACCGCTCCCAATTCTACAAAGACCTCAGTGAATCATTCTATGGTGCCAACAGGCCGAATGCCAAGGTCTCGCAAGGTTTGCGGGAGCAGTTCTGGCTTTGGAGTATGCAGGTCGGTCTTAAGGGCGCACTCGACTGCATCAAGGCGTTTTCCGAAACAGATTTCACTGAGGATCTTAAGAAGTTCGATGTGCCAACGCTAATCATTCATGGCGACGACGACCAAATTGTACCGTTCGCTAACTCAGCTTTACTTTCCTCGCAGATTGTCAAGGGTTCGACTCTGAAAGTCTATCCAGGCGCAGACCACGGATTGTCCAGCACTTATCGAGAGCAGTTTAACAGCGATCTGCTGGCATTTCTCAAGACTTAA
- a CDS encoding valine--pyruvate transaminase — protein sequence MNPALTKIGAQMSNLTGVRAIMKDIIETLRAGAGQQFINLSAGNPLILPEVEQLWRDCTGELLASSEYGEVVCRYGSSQGYAPLIEAIARDFNRRYGLNLSDRNILITPGSQSLYFYAANAFGGYTNNGELKQIVLPLSPDYTGYGGVCLFPEALVAYKPTLDIDATAHRFKYRPDFSQLSITETTGCVIFSRPSNPTGNVLSDDEVKKIAALAAPYDVPVLIDSAYAPPFPALNFTEMIPVFGDNIIHCMSLSKVGLPGERIGIAIGNEKLIHVLECFQTNLCIHPSRYGQAIAARAIDSGALVEISETVIRSFYQNKFTILESTLDATMPKDLPWFLHRGEGAIFAWLWLQDLPITDWEIYQVLKQVGVIVVPGSTFFPGLQDEWQHKQQCLRISLTGTNEEIATAMQRLAKVTEEVYQRKAVSV from the coding sequence ATGAATCCTGCCCTGACTAAAATCGGCGCTCAAATGTCTAACTTAACGGGCGTCAGAGCGATTATGAAAGATATTATCGAAACATTACGAGCGGGTGCAGGGCAGCAATTTATTAATTTGAGCGCTGGTAATCCGTTGATATTACCTGAAGTAGAACAGTTATGGCGAGATTGTACAGGAGAGTTACTAGCTAGCTCAGAATACGGTGAAGTCGTTTGTCGCTACGGTTCTAGTCAAGGCTATGCACCATTAATTGAAGCGATCGCCCGTGATTTTAACAGACGCTACGGTTTAAACTTGAGCGATCGCAATATCTTAATTACCCCTGGCAGTCAAAGCCTCTATTTTTATGCTGCCAATGCTTTTGGCGGTTACACTAACAACGGTGAACTCAAACAAATTGTTTTACCTCTCAGCCCAGATTACACTGGCTACGGTGGCGTTTGTTTATTTCCAGAAGCTTTAGTTGCTTACAAACCAACTCTAGATATTGACGCTACAGCCCATAGATTCAAGTATCGTCCTGACTTTAGCCAATTATCGATTACAGAAACTACGGGTTGTGTAATTTTCTCTCGCCCCAGCAATCCTACAGGCAATGTCTTAAGCGATGATGAAGTGAAAAAAATCGCTGCCCTGGCTGCACCTTATGATGTGCCAGTATTAATTGACTCCGCCTACGCGCCTCCTTTCCCAGCATTAAACTTTACCGAAATGATACCTGTGTTTGGTGATAATATTATCCACTGTATGAGTTTATCGAAGGTGGGATTGCCAGGAGAACGCATCGGTATTGCCATTGGTAACGAAAAGCTAATTCACGTGCTGGAGTGCTTTCAAACAAATTTGTGCATTCACCCATCACGCTACGGACAAGCGATCGCTGCCCGTGCTATTGATTCTGGTGCCTTGGTAGAAATTTCCGAAACCGTGATTCGTTCCTTCTATCAAAATAAATTCACGATTTTAGAAAGTACTTTAGATGCAACCATGCCTAAGGATTTACCTTGGTTTTTGCATCGCGGTGAAGGAGCAATTTTTGCTTGGTTGTGGTTGCAAGATTTACCAATAACTGACTGGGAAATTTACCAAGTACTCAAGCAAGTTGGTGTCATTGTTGTACCTGGTAGTACCTTCTTCCCCGGTTTGCAGGATGAGTGGCAGCACAAGCAGCAATGTTTGCGCATTAGCCTCACTGGTACTAATGAGGAAATCGCGACTGCAATGCAGCGTTTGGCAAAGGTGACAGAAGAAGTTTATCAGCGTAAAGCTGTGAGTGTATAG
- the gap gene encoding type I glyceraldehyde-3-phosphate dehydrogenase yields the protein MAKLKVGINGFGRIGRLVFRAGINNPNIEFVGINDLVPPDNLAYLLKYDSTHGMYKGQVEAKDDGIVVNGQFIPCVSIRNPAELPWGKLGADYVVESTGLFTDFDGAANHIKAGAKRVIISAPTKDPEKVKTLLVGVNHNLFDPAKDTVVSNASCTTNCLAPIAKVINDNFGLTEGLMTTVHAMTATQPTVDGPSKKDWRGGRGAAQNIIPSSTGAAKAVALVLPELKGKLTGMAFRVPTPDVSVVDLTFKTAKATSYKEICAAMKQAAEGELKGVLGYTDEEVVSTDFQSDSRSSIFDAGAGIELNSNFFKVVAWYDNEWGYSNRVVDLMLSMAQKEGLLERTAVAAV from the coding sequence TTGGCTAAGTTGAAAGTAGGTATTAACGGATTTGGTCGGATTGGGCGTCTGGTGTTTCGCGCTGGCATCAATAACCCTAACATCGAATTTGTGGGTATTAATGACTTGGTGCCGCCAGATAACCTCGCTTACTTATTAAAATATGACTCCACCCACGGTATGTATAAGGGTCAGGTGGAAGCAAAAGATGACGGTATCGTTGTGAATGGGCAATTTATCCCTTGCGTATCAATTCGGAATCCGGCAGAATTGCCCTGGGGTAAATTAGGTGCAGATTACGTTGTCGAATCTACGGGACTGTTCACAGATTTTGATGGAGCGGCAAACCATATAAAGGCAGGAGCAAAGCGAGTGATAATTTCTGCTCCTACCAAAGATCCAGAAAAAGTTAAAACTCTATTGGTTGGTGTAAATCATAACTTGTTCGATCCAGCCAAAGACACTGTTGTTTCTAATGCCAGCTGTACTACTAACTGTCTTGCCCCCATTGCCAAGGTGATCAATGATAACTTTGGTTTAACTGAAGGCTTAATGACGACAGTCCACGCTATGACTGCCACCCAACCCACCGTAGATGGCCCTTCCAAAAAGGACTGGCGCGGCGGACGTGGTGCGGCGCAGAATATCATTCCCTCATCTACTGGGGCAGCAAAAGCAGTAGCGCTGGTGTTGCCAGAGTTGAAAGGCAAGTTGACAGGTATGGCATTCCGGGTTCCTACACCTGATGTCTCAGTGGTTGATTTAACCTTTAAGACAGCAAAGGCTACTAGTTATAAAGAAATCTGTGCTGCTATGAAGCAGGCTGCTGAAGGAGAATTAAAAGGTGTACTAGGATACACAGATGAGGAAGTAGTTTCCACAGATTTTCAAAGTGATTCTCGCTCTAGCATTTTTGATGCTGGTGCTGGGATTGAACTTAATTCCAACTTCTTCAAGGTTGTGGCTTGGTACGACAATGAGTGGGGCTATTCCAATCGGGTAGTTGACCTCATGTTGTCAATGGCACAGAAAGAAGGACTTTTGGAGCGCACAGCAGTAGCAGCAGTGTAA
- a CDS encoding phosphoketolase family protein: MTLASPPQTKPLSDEELRKMNAYWRAANYLTVGQIYLLDNPLLKEPLKIEHIKPRLLGHWGTTPGLNFLYVHLNRIIKKDDLNMIYIAGPGHGGPGIVANTYLEGTYSEYYPNVSQDEEGMKRLFKQFSFPGGIGSHCTPEVPGSIHEGGELGYSLSHAYGAAFDNPDLIVACVVGDGEAETGALATSWHSNKFLNPVHDGAVLPILHLNGYKIANPTVLARMSREELQSLFVGYGYKPYYVEGSDPEAMHQLMAATLDTIIREIKDIQEEARNHGFSKRPQWPMIIMKSPKGWTGPEEVDGKKTEGFWRSHQVPFGELASKPEHLKLLEDWMKSYKPEELFDAHGKLKPELAELAPKGQRRMSDNPHANGGILLRDLKMPNFQNYAVDVPESGKVVAEATKVMGNFLRDVLKINQESFNFRIFGPDETKSNRLDAVFEVTNRTWVAETLPEDENLSADGRVMEILSETTCQGWLEGYLLTGRHGFFSCYEAFIHIVDSMFNQHAKWLDTSRDIPWRRPIASLNYLLTSHVWRQDHNGFSHQDPGFIDIVVNKKAGVIRVYLPPDANCLLSVTDHCLRSRDYVNVIIAGKQPALQYLGMDAAIKHCTKGIGIWEWASNDQGSEPDVVMACAGDIPTLETLAAVDILRQNFPDLKVRVVNVVDLMVLQPPSEHPHGLSDKDFDSIFTTDKPIIFAFHGYPWLIHRLTYRRTNHNNLHVRGYKEEGTTTTPFDMVVRNDLDRFNLADDVIDRVPKLGYKAAYVKQMLHDKLIEHKHYIAKYGEDIPEIRDWKWPY, from the coding sequence ATGACTTTAGCAAGCCCTCCCCAAACAAAACCGTTATCAGATGAAGAATTGCGCAAAATGAACGCCTACTGGCGTGCAGCTAACTATTTAACGGTTGGACAAATTTATCTCCTCGACAACCCCCTGCTGAAAGAGCCACTGAAAATAGAACATATCAAACCTAGACTTTTAGGACACTGGGGAACAACTCCAGGACTCAACTTTCTCTACGTTCATCTCAATCGGATTATTAAGAAAGATGATCTGAACATGATTTATATTGCCGGGCCTGGCCATGGCGGCCCTGGTATAGTTGCCAATACATACTTGGAAGGCACATACAGTGAGTACTATCCTAACGTCTCTCAAGACGAAGAAGGCATGAAGCGGCTGTTCAAACAGTTTTCTTTCCCTGGTGGCATTGGCAGCCATTGCACCCCTGAAGTTCCCGGTTCTATCCATGAAGGCGGCGAACTTGGTTATTCTTTATCCCACGCTTATGGCGCTGCCTTTGATAATCCAGACTTAATTGTTGCCTGTGTTGTTGGTGATGGGGAAGCAGAAACAGGTGCTCTAGCTACTAGCTGGCATTCCAACAAGTTTCTTAATCCAGTGCATGATGGTGCAGTTCTTCCCATCCTGCACTTAAATGGGTATAAAATCGCCAACCCCACCGTGTTAGCGCGGATGAGCCGCGAAGAATTGCAAAGTTTGTTTGTTGGTTATGGCTATAAGCCCTATTACGTCGAAGGCTCCGATCCGGAAGCCATGCACCAATTGATGGCGGCAACATTAGATACAATCATCAGGGAAATTAAAGATATTCAAGAAGAAGCCCGCAATCATGGCTTTAGCAAGCGCCCCCAATGGCCGATGATTATAATGAAAAGCCCTAAAGGCTGGACAGGGCCAGAGGAAGTAGACGGGAAAAAAACAGAGGGTTTTTGGCGATCGCACCAAGTTCCCTTCGGCGAGTTAGCAAGTAAGCCAGAACACCTCAAACTATTAGAGGATTGGATGAAAAGTTACAAGCCAGAGGAACTTTTTGATGCACACGGTAAACTCAAACCAGAACTGGCAGAGCTTGCACCCAAAGGACAACGGCGCATGAGTGACAATCCCCACGCCAATGGTGGTATTCTACTGCGCGATCTAAAAATGCCCAACTTTCAAAATTACGCTGTGGATGTTCCCGAATCAGGTAAGGTTGTTGCCGAAGCTACAAAGGTGATGGGAAACTTCCTACGGGATGTATTAAAAATAAATCAAGAAAGCTTTAACTTTCGGATTTTTGGCCCAGACGAAACAAAATCCAATCGCTTGGATGCCGTATTTGAAGTTACAAATCGAACTTGGGTAGCCGAAACTCTCCCTGAAGACGAGAACTTATCTGCCGATGGACGGGTCATGGAAATACTCAGTGAAACTACTTGTCAAGGATGGTTAGAAGGCTACCTCCTTACCGGTCGTCACGGCTTCTTTTCTTGCTACGAAGCATTTATCCACATCGTAGACTCAATGTTTAACCAGCACGCCAAGTGGCTGGATACTTCCCGTGACATTCCCTGGCGCAGACCAATTGCTTCCCTCAATTATCTGCTCACTTCCCACGTTTGGCGGCAAGATCACAACGGCTTCTCTCACCAAGATCCTGGCTTTATTGATATTGTTGTCAATAAAAAAGCAGGCGTGATTAGGGTGTATCTACCCCCCGATGCCAATTGCCTGTTGTCAGTAACCGACCATTGCCTAAGAAGTCGTGACTATGTCAACGTCATCATTGCCGGAAAACAACCTGCTTTACAGTACCTTGGCATGGACGCAGCAATCAAGCACTGTACCAAAGGTATTGGTATTTGGGAATGGGCAAGTAACGATCAAGGTAGCGAACCCGATGTAGTCATGGCTTGTGCTGGCGATATTCCCACTTTGGAAACCTTGGCAGCAGTAGACATTTTGCGGCAGAACTTCCCCGATTTGAAAGTGAGGGTAGTAAACGTAGTCGATCTGATGGTATTGCAACCACCGAGCGAACATCCTCACGGTTTAAGTGATAAAGACTTCGATAGTATTTTCACTACAGATAAGCCAATTATCTTTGCCTTTCATGGCTATCCCTGGTTGATTCATCGTCTTACCTATCGCCGTACTAACCACAATAACTTGCACGTGCGCGGCTACAAAGAGGAGGGAACCACCACCACACCCTTTGATATGGTTGTCAGGAACGACTTAGACCGCTTTAATTTAGCAGATGATGTAATTGATCGAGTACCAAAGTTGGGTTATAAAGCAGCTTATGTGAAGCAGATGCTCCATGATAAGCTTATTGAGCACAAACATTACATCGCCAAGTACGGTGAAGATATACCGGAAATTCGCGACTGGAAGTGGCCCTATTAA